The segment CGCTTGCAATGCCCAGTCAGCTAAAAAACGGGCTTTTTTGCAGCAATTCACTCTCCATGCTCCGATGCCACTTCGTCAGCCGACGGTGAGTGCGTTTTTGACCACGCGATCAGCATCATCGCCGATGCGAGATAACCCGCACAAAACTCCAGCACTCGGTTACGATCGTGGGGCGATAAAACCAAATCGCCCCATGATTCAGGGCCACAGGGGACGAACAACCGATTGCCATCGAGCGGCGAATGAATGATTCCGAACAGGGTCAAAGCGGCAGCAACAAGCAGCACGACGCCAGCCAACTGCAACCGACGGTCGATCGCGGCGGCTAAGCACCAAGCCCATAACAGACTGGTCAGAATAAACCCACTGCTTAGCATCGTCAGCGTGCTCATGTCTTCTTGCAAAGCGGTGCTGAGCGTCGCTGGTGCAATCCCCGCACCACTCAACGCTGGGTCAGCCAGAATGCGGCCGGGGATACTCATGGCCAAAAAGGCTAGCGCTGGCAAACAAGCAATCGCGATCGCGGCGTAGTGTCGACGAGGCGTCGCCAAGAAACTCTGGGCTGTAATCTCGAGGCCGATAAAAACCAGGATAGGAAACACGACCGGCTTGGGAATCCAGGCGTTTAACAAACCAAAATAACCAACCAACCCCGCCGACCCGACCAACAACGCCGTTGCCAACGTGTAAGCGGCCCGGCCCCCCATCGCTTTGTACGCAGGATGGCCAATGTATGGGGTGGTTTGGATCACGCCGCCTGACAATCCGGCCAACAACGTCGCAATTCCTTCGACACCGATGATCGTTCGAGCATCGTAATGGTCTCCTGCCGCAGCAGCGCTTTCGGTGCAATCGATGCCGCCGACGATCGTACCAATCGCAAAGGGGAAAGCGATCGGCAGGTAGGCCAGAGCATCAGGAAACGCCGACACCCAAGCGAAATGAAAACTTTCAAGCCACTCGGTCGGGAACCAAGCCGCAGGCTGATAGGAAGGAAAAGAGTAGCCGTTAACATCGATCGCACACAACAAATAGTAAACGCCGCCAGCAATCAGCAGGGCACCGAGCGTTCCGGGCGTTCGACCAGGAAGCGGGATCTTTGCAATCAGCGTTGTCAGTACGATCACCATCGCCAAAATACCTGGCAGCGGATGGCCAACAATTTCGACGAGCGGAAAGAAGCTGATTAGAACCAGAGCGATGGCGACGAGCGACCCGAGCAGCCCTGCTCTCGGAACGACCCGCTGAACCCACTTTGTCATCGGAGCACAAGCCATCTTCAATACCCCCGAAAGCACGATGCACCAAATCCCGATGTACCAAGTCCGGTAGGCAGCATCGAACGATTCGAGCCCCATCGCCAAGCCTTGCAGGTACGATGGACCGAGAACGAACAGCACAATGCCATAGGTCGAAGGCGTGTCTAAACCAAGCGGCATTGCCGTGACTCGGGGATTGCCGGTTTGCCGAGACAAGCGGAAGGCGAGATAGAAAAACGCCAAATCACCAATCAGAACCCCCAAGGCGGTCCCCGGAACCATTCGAGAGACGGCAAAATCGGTGGGAAAACCGAACCCAGTCAGCAATGCTACCATCAGTAGCAGACCCACGATATTGTCAAGCATCAACCCGAAGAATGCATTGATATCACCAGGCGTATACCATTGGTACCGTGACGAACCGAGCGAGTTGGCGGGTAGCTCGATCGAGCTCGCCACATGTTTTTCCGAGTTGTGGGTCACTGGTTCTCTTCGTAGTTGGTTCGAAAACGAAATGCTTCTGCGGGCGGTATCATGCTATCAACTAGCTCAATGAGACGACACTCAACATAGCCAATTGCGTCTCAAAACGCACCGATTTTGGGCTGGTGCGTCGTTTTTTTTGGCTCGCTGGACCAACACCCACGAACCAATTACGATGAGTGCCAATTCACCGCCTTTTCGATTACAATAGAAATCGTCAACAGCCTAGAATTTTACCCAACAGGGTGTTTGGGTGGCTGGATTGCCCCAAGAGCATCCATCGCAACACGCAGCCCTGCTGCCATATTGGCAAAGGAACGGTTGGTATAAGATTCGCTAATCCCCAATTGCATCACGTTTTTCCTTATCTTTTTCTTTTTGCTTTTCCTTTCTCCAAGCAGGAGACATTTCGAATGACGACCACGAAGGATCCAACCATCTTTTCCGCGGCAAAGTCCGCAGCGGCGAGCGATTTGTCGGACGAAAACATCTTGGTTCAATACCGCGAGACAGGCGACCGATCACTCTTCGAAGCCTTGATCCATCGGTATCAAACCGAAATCTTCAGTTATTTGCGTCGTTATGTCGGCGACTCCGACACAGCCGAAGAAGCCTTCCAGGGAACATTCTTACAGGTCCATTTGAAATGTTACCAATTCGATTCGGCGCGTCGTTTTCGGCCTTGGCTTTATGGCATTGCCACCAACCAGGCCATCGATGCCCAGCGGCGGAACAAACGCCACCGCATGGTTAGCCTCGATCGGACCAGCTTCACCGATAACGACGATCGCGCGAGTAGTTGGGCTGAGAAATTAGTCGGCGATTCTCCCGATCCTCACGCGACCGCAGCGATGGAGGAAAACGGTCGCTGGATCAATGCATCGGTCGCCGAACTTGGCGAAACGATGCAGCAAGTGGTTAACCTGGTCTACTACCAAGGATTAAAGTATCGCGAAGCGGCAGAGATTCTGGGCATACCGGTTGGCACGGTAAAGAGTCGTTTGCATGTAGCGATTCAGCGTTTGGGCACCCTTTGGGAAGAAACGCATCAGAAGGGTGAAGATTGAGGACGGCTACTTTTCTTCTTTACTATTTTTCTTCTTTGCTCTTTTTGTCCTTGCCGGGGCCAACAATTTTAGAGATCGCTCGAATAAAATCATTAGCGTCGTGAAATTCCCGGTAAACACTGGCAAATCGGATGTAGGCGACCTCGTCCAACGCGGCGAGATGCCTCATCACGATCTCGCCGATCTGGGATGCTGTCACTTCGGAATCGTACGATTCGTAGATATCCGCCTCGATACTTTGCACCACCTGCTCGATCTTCGAGCTTTGAATGGGGCGTTTTGAACAGGCTCGTTCGACACCGCGGCGTATTTTTTCTCGGTCGAGCGGTTCACGCGTTTGATCGCTTTTTACGACTCGCACATTTAACTGCTCGAGTTTCTCGAGCGTTGAAAACTTGCGTTCACAAGCGAGGCAAACACGCTTACGACGAACCATATAGCCACCCTCGGCAGCTCGCGTGTCAAAAACACGGTCATCGTCGACGTGGCAATAAGGACAACGCATAGAAAGATCGTCGGGTGACGCGGGAAAGTTCAATGACGTGGGACGCTCGTTGCGTTATAGTATCGAAATCTTCAATCGAAAGAAAGGAAACCAAAGCAATGTCCACACAAGATTCAGAAAACACACCTCAAGACCAACCTCTGCCTGAAGAGCTTTCGTCGGCAGAAGCTCAGAGCAACGAGCCTGAACGAACTCAGCCGCGCGGTGGTGAATCGCCCACTGCAAAGTTTCGCCAGCAAGTCGCATCGAAACAGTCCGATTTCGATGACTACGATCCAGAAGAGAATTTGTGGAGTGGTCGTTACAGCAGTAAAGCGATGGTGGGGACATGGATTGTGATGTTTGTCGCTTCGATTGCATTGGTCGTGTTAGCAATTGTGATCGAACCCTTTCCGTGGTCGGTTGCAGCCATTCTGATTTTAGTGATGTGGGTGCTGGGCGTTTCTCTCTACCTGTGGCGACGTTTGGGCTACCATTACCAATTGACGACACAGCGTTTCATCCACAAAACGGGGATCATTACCCAGCGAACCGATCGTATCGAAGTGATCGATCTGGATGATGTCAGTTTCACGCAAGGGCCTGTTCAGCGAATGTTCGGGGTCGGGACGATTCGGCTAACCGGCAGCGATCGCAGTCATCCCGAATTGTCGATGTTGGGTATTGCCAAGGTCGACGAGGTGGCAGGGCTGATTGATGACATCCGACGAAAAGAACGTCGCCGACGAAGCCTTCACATCGAGTCGATCTGATTCGTTTTCAGGTGGCGGAACCCGTCGGAAGTTTCCGTGCAATAAATTGCGATAAATTAGGCGCAATAAATTAGGCGCAATAAATTAGGCGCAATAAATTAGACGCAATGAAATTAGGTGCGATGAAATTAGGTGCAATGAAATTAGGTGCGATGACACGAGCTCAAGGAAGTCTGTACAATGAACGCGTTGGTTTGTTTCTTGGTCTGGTTGAAAAGGGATCGGCGTGGCCGAATGGTTTATCCAGCAGTCAGACGAGGCTGAGGACGTTGGTCCGCTTCGGCCGAGTGACTTATTGAAACTGGTTCGCAGCGGGGACGTCAAACCTGAAACGCGAATTCGTAAAGATGACTCTGCCTGGTTCAACGCATCCGAAGTGGGGGGGCTGTTCGAGGCGGCCATGCGTCCAACGATCGAGTACTTTTGCCCTCAATGCCAACGCCCGGTGAATGAGCCGCCCGTGGTATGTACATACTGTGGACGAGAAATCTACCGGGCTTTGACGAGAATCACTGAAAACACGATCGCTACCAGCTCTCATGCTTCACACGACGCTCCCGGCAAATCGGTGCAACGGTGGCTTAAAAACAAGATGCTGCGTCGCGGTAAAGATCCCGAGACGTAGTTCGCCGATTGTCTTCGCTTAGACAAAACAAGCCCAACTGGTAGCTGTAGCCGCCAAGGACTTTATCCTCCAAAATGCATTTCCGTAACGCCTCGCGCATTACTTGGCAGTTTTCCCGTCACGGTCACCTCGGTGATCGGATACCGTCCCGGTGCAAAACGTTGGCTTGATTTGGTCATAAAAACACTCTGAGGCAAGACCAACGTTTCAGCTTTGGCCAATGGCGGATCGCGATACAAGAAATATTGGCCATTCAAATCAATGGTTACATTCGGGATATCGAAGTCGGCCAAGTTTTTGATGACGACCACATCGACAAGTGCACCCCGCTCGCCACTTGGCATCGGCAATACGCGTTGCTCAATCGCGACTTCGACCGGCAATTTCTTTTCCGCCGCCCGGCCATACAACGTTGCGTAAAGCGTCAGCCCCGCCAAGGGGA is part of the Novipirellula aureliae genome and harbors:
- a CDS encoding permease; its protein translation is MLDNIVGLLLMVALLTGFGFPTDFAVSRMVPGTALGVLIGDLAFFYLAFRLSRQTGNPRVTAMPLGLDTPSTYGIVLFVLGPSYLQGLAMGLESFDAAYRTWYIGIWCIVLSGVLKMACAPMTKWVQRVVPRAGLLGSLVAIALVLISFFPLVEIVGHPLPGILAMVIVLTTLIAKIPLPGRTPGTLGALLIAGGVYYLLCAIDVNGYSFPSYQPAAWFPTEWLESFHFAWVSAFPDALAYLPIAFPFAIGTIVGGIDCTESAAAAGDHYDARTIIGVEGIATLLAGLSGGVIQTTPYIGHPAYKAMGGRAAYTLATALLVGSAGLVGYFGLLNAWIPKPVVFPILVFIGLEITAQSFLATPRRHYAAIAIACLPALAFLAMSIPGRILADPALSGAGIAPATLSTALQEDMSTLTMLSSGFILTSLLWAWCLAAAIDRRLQLAGVVLLVAAALTLFGIIHSPLDGNRLFVPCGPESWGDLVLSPHDRNRVLEFCAGYLASAMMLIAWSKTHSPSADEVASEHGE
- a CDS encoding RNA polymerase sigma factor; this encodes MTTTKDPTIFSAAKSAAASDLSDENILVQYRETGDRSLFEALIHRYQTEIFSYLRRYVGDSDTAEEAFQGTFLQVHLKCYQFDSARRFRPWLYGIATNQAIDAQRRNKRHRMVSLDRTSFTDNDDRASSWAEKLVGDSPDPHATAAMEENGRWINASVAELGETMQQVVNLVYYQGLKYREAAEILGIPVGTVKSRLHVAIQRLGTLWEETHQKGED
- the nrdR gene encoding transcriptional regulator NrdR, whose protein sequence is MRCPYCHVDDDRVFDTRAAEGGYMVRRKRVCLACERKFSTLEKLEQLNVRVVKSDQTREPLDREKIRRGVERACSKRPIQSSKIEQVVQSIEADIYESYDSEVTASQIGEIVMRHLAALDEVAYIRFASVYREFHDANDFIRAISKIVGPGKDKKSKEEK
- a CDS encoding PH domain-containing protein codes for the protein MSTQDSENTPQDQPLPEELSSAEAQSNEPERTQPRGGESPTAKFRQQVASKQSDFDDYDPEENLWSGRYSSKAMVGTWIVMFVASIALVVLAIVIEPFPWSVAAILILVMWVLGVSLYLWRRLGYHYQLTTQRFIHKTGIITQRTDRIEVIDLDDVSFTQGPVQRMFGVGTIRLTGSDRSHPELSMLGIAKVDEVAGLIDDIRRKERRRRSLHIESI
- a CDS encoding DUF4339 domain-containing protein, with the protein product MAEWFIQQSDEAEDVGPLRPSDLLKLVRSGDVKPETRIRKDDSAWFNASEVGGLFEAAMRPTIEYFCPQCQRPVNEPPVVCTYCGREIYRALTRITENTIATSSHASHDAPGKSVQRWLKNKMLRRGKDPET